One region of Mugil cephalus isolate CIBA_MC_2020 chromosome 17, CIBA_Mcephalus_1.1, whole genome shotgun sequence genomic DNA includes:
- the msl2a gene encoding E3 ubiquitin-protein ligase MSL2a, with amino-acid sequence MNPVNATALYVSASRAVLQCDPRQPHTFADMYTLLPFFRQSLACLVCGKLLEDPISPTHPECQHYVCLGCKGQKMQIRPSCSRCKDYSCFQENKQLSLLVKGYRKLCLYVTHSPLLQSISSHVGGSPEVMALLEEVLMSHAEETEDPSFVQEDVKPGPESLTPTEAPPAPAELSAVPQSSSSDPPCSNGPRECNGELLEDLDPSSPELEVCDPVEEQPQAGLSVSSTACSGLELNLTTGPLAPTPGTVCSLRDGDSSSRELEEGEVLLLSVEEVLQTLDPLQPGRDSLHTQSERTHTHTHISTDRAHTQMYIQLDAAHNYTQIQTGRTNSAAGHGAHTNTSSFDPPPTSKPPPVRVNRKRSRSESDREKVKPLPIASILQGSSSNSHTPNPAHTQHTQPLAPSLTVPAHTYSSLPNGAPPKPSRPAPNHNKGARKHVDPSAKKPHAKARSGGGSKNKDRSKDQRLMSGCLVPPMPVRTPYKKPVEKKGCKCGRATQNPSVLTCRGQRCPCYSNRKACLDCICRGCQNSYMANGEKKLEAFAVPEKALEQTRLTLGINLTSITAAAALRNPATTSIRANTLLNVATATGTPVTTAYLSPSPPQEPNYEESLELLIG; translated from the exons ATGAACCCCGTTAATGCAACCGCTCTGTACGTGTCCGCCAGCCGGGCCGTGCTGCAGTGCGACCCACGACAGCCTCACACCTTCGCAGATATGTACACGCTACTGCCCTTCTTCCGACAGTCCCTCGCATGTCTTGTTTGTG GTAAACTGCTTGAGGATCCCATTTCCCCAACACACCCAGAGTGTCAGCATTACGTCTGCTTGGGCTGCAAAGGCCAGAAGATGCAGATCAGGCCGTCGTGCAGCCGCTGTAAGGACTATTCCTGCTTCCAGGAAAACAAGCAGCTCTCTTTACTGGTGAAGGGCTACAGGAAGCTCTGTCTCTATGTGACTCACTCGCCGTTGCTGCAGTCAATCAGCAGCCACGTAGGAGGGTCGCCAGAAGTCATGGCCTTGTTGGAGGAGGTGCTGATGTCACAcgcagaggagacggaggaccCGAGCTTTGTACAGGAAGATGTGAAACCCGGTCCTGAATCTCTTACCCCGACAGAAGCACCGCCTGCTCCTGCGGAGCTCTCGGCTGTGCCCCAGAGCTCCTCGTCTGATCCTCCGTGTTCCAATGGACCCCGGGAATGCAATGGAGAATTGCTAGAGGACCTAGATCCTTCCTCTCCTGAGCTGGAAGTGTGTGATCCGGTAGAAGAGCAGCCACAGGCAGGCCTGTCTGTATCCAGTACTGCTTGTAGTGGTTTGGAACTGAATTTGACCACCGGACCTTTAGCCCCAACACCAGGCACCGTATGCTCACTCAGGGACGGGGATTCTAGTAgcagggagctggaggagggagaggtgtTGCTCCTCAGCGTGGAGGAGGTGTTACAGACATTGGATCCCCTCCAGCCTGGTCGAGACTCTCTTCACACACAGTCGGAAAggacgcacactcacacacacatatccacgGACAGAGCGCACACTCAAATGTACATACAGCTGGACGCAGCTCACAACTACACACAGATCCAAACGGGCAGGACTAACTCAGCGGCAGGCCACGgtgctcacacaaacacatcctccTTCGACCCCCCTCCGACGTCCAAGCCCCCGCCTGTCCGCGTCAATCGTAAGCGGTCTCGTTCGGAGAGCGACAGGGAAAAGGTGAAACCTCTCCCCATCGCCTCCATCCTGCAGGGCTCCTCCTCAAATTCACATACTCCAAACCCCGCCCACACGCAACACACGCAGCCGCTTGCACCATCCCTGACAGTACCAGCCCACACATACTCGTCTCTTCCGAACGGGGCACCTCCTAAGCCCAGCCGCCCAGCGCCGAACCACAACAAAGGTGCGAGGAAGCACGTGGACCCTAGCGCTAAGAAGCCCCACGCCAAGGCCCGCAGCGGCGGAGGATCCAAGAACAAGGACAGAAGCAAAGACCAGCGGTTGATGTCGGGCTGCCTGGTGCCCCCGATGCCCGTCAGGACTCCATATAAGAAGCCGGTGGAGAAGAAGGGTTGTAAATGTGGCAGGGCTACCCAGAACCCGTCTGTGTTAACCTGCAGAGGGCAGCGCTGTCCCTGTTACTCAAACCGCAAG GCGTGCTTGGACTGCATCTGTCGAGGCTGCCAGAACTCCTACATGGCCAACGGCGAGAAGAAGCTCGAGGCCTTCGCCGTGCCGGAGAAAGCCTTGGAGCAGACGCGGCTCACGCTCGGCATCAACCTCACGAGCAtcacggcggcggcggcgctcCGCAACCCGGCGACCACCAGCATCCGCGCCAACACCCTCCTCAACGTCGCCACGGCGACCGGGACCCCCGTGACCACGGCGTACCTGTCCCCCAGCCCCCCGCAGGAGCCCAACTACGAGGAGAGCCTGGAGCTGCTGATCGGATGA